From Arachis stenosperma cultivar V10309 chromosome 2, arast.V10309.gnm1.PFL2, whole genome shotgun sequence, one genomic window encodes:
- the LOC130960936 gene encoding BEL1-like homeodomain protein 1: protein MATYFHANSEIQGGGVDGGLQTLVLMNPGYIQFSDTPPPPPPHGGNLMLLNSLAAAGNSSLASHAPLSQQFLGVPLAAEHMHGHHDVSVALHGYAPRGHYNLWNTIDPTTAARDATRATQGLSLSLPAMSGDEVRVSGGSPSSASGVTNGGGGVSGIQSVLLNSKYLRATQELLEEVVNVNNNNDVNNNHNMRKKSFEKAKVGVGESSSNGGNSGGDGSVGEGSEKRCAELSATERQEIQMKKAKLITMLDEVEQRYRQYHNQMQIVISSFEQAAGIGSARTYTALALQTISKQFRCLKDAITGQIKAANKSLGEEDYFGGGGGKIEGSRLKYVDHHLRQQRAIQQLGMMHHNAWRPQRGLPERSVSVLRAWLFEHFLHPYPKDSDKHMLAKQTGLTRSQVSNWFINARVRLWKPMVEEMYLEEMKDHDMNNSNNNNVSEDNKSSKSNEDPNNAKNSPPRDSNSESDTKKSFNSKQENVSISTPTSQIGGNSRNNNNNNSSGFSFMGSSELLDGITQGSSPKKPRSNEIVHHSQNNNNNNNNNNEYSFINNVGNQTNFIGGFGQYPIDEIARFDAAAAENFTRFSGNNNHSNNNGVSLTLGLPHCDTFQNIQLGRRLDHMSGEQHSNEFGAVNNTQNPHHSSAAFQSMQNSKRFAAQLLPDYVA from the exons ATGGCGACATATTTTCATGCTAATTCGGAAATTCAAGGTGGTGGTGTTGATGGCGGCCTTCAAACTCTTGTCCTCATGAACCCCGGATACATACAATTCTCCGACACGCCGCCGCCTCCGCCGCCACACGGCGGAAACCTTATGCTTCTCAACTCTCTCGCTGCCGCCGGAAACTCCTCCCTCGCATCTCACGCGCCGCTATCACAACAGTTCCTTGGTGTGCCTCTCGCGGCCGAGCACATGCACGGCCACCATGATGTTTCGGTTGCACTGCATGGTTACGCGCCGCGAGGGCACTACAACCTTTGGAACACAATTGACCCTACTACTGCGGCGCGTGATGCTACACGCGCCACACAAGGACTCTCTCTAAGCCTTCCAGCGATGTCGGGGGACGAAGTTCGAGTCTCCGGTGGGTCCCCGTCTTCTGCTTCCGGGGTTACCAACGGTGGAGGCGGTGTTTCGGGAATTCAGAGTGTGTTATTGAATTCGAAATACTTGAGGGCCACACAAGAGCTTCTAGAAGAGGTTGTGAATGTTAATAATAACAACGATgttaataataatcataatatgAGGAAGAAGAGTTTTGAGAAGGCTAAGGTTGGTGTCGGAGAATCTTCATCAAACGGTGGTAATAGTGGTGGAGATGGTTCGGTTGGTGAAGGAAGTGAGAAGCGTTGTGCTGAGTTATCAGCCACAGAGAGACAAGAAATTCAGATGAAGAAAGCAAAGTTAATCACCATGCTTGATGAG GTGGAGCAAAGATACAGGCAATACCATAATCAAATGCAGATAGTAATATCATCATTTGAGCAAGCAGCTGGGATTGGATCAGCAAGAACATACACAGCCCTTGCATTGCAAACAATCTCAAAGCAATTTAGGTGCTTGAAGGATGCCATAACTGGACAAATTAAAGCTGCAAATAAGAGCTTAGGTGAAGAGGACTActttggtggtggtggaggcAAAATTGAAGGGTCAAGGCTTAAATATGTTGACCATCATCTAAGGCAACAGAGAGCTATACAACAATTGGGAATGATGCATCATAATGCTTGGAGACCCCAGAGAGGACTCCCGGAGAGATCGGTTTCCGTTCTACGCGCTTGGCTATTCGAACATTTTCTTCATCC TTATCCCAAGGATTCAGACAAACACATGCTTGCAAAACAAACAGGGCTTACAAGGAGCCAG GTATCAAATTGGTTCATAAATGCAAGAGTTAGGCTTTGGAAACCAATGGTGGAGGAAATGTACTTAGAGGAAATGAAGGATCATGATATGAACAATAGTAACAACAACAATGTCTCTGAGGACAACAAATCAAGCAAGAGCAATGAAGATCCAAACAATGCTAAAAATTCGCCACCTCGAGACAGCAATTCTGAATCCGATACCAAAAAGAGCTTCAATTCGAAACAAGAAAACGTTTCAATTTCGACACCAACTTCGCAAATTGGTGGAAATTCaaggaacaacaacaacaataatagttCAGGATTCAGCTTCATGGGGTCATCAGAATTATTAGATGGAATCACACAAGGTAGTAGTCCTAAGAAGCCAAGGAGCAATGAAATTGTTCATCATAGccaaaacaataataataataataataacaacaatgaATACTCGTTCATCAATAATGTTGGGAACCAAACAAACTTCATTGGTGGATTTGGACAATACCCTATTGATGAAATTGCAAGATTTGATGCTGCAGCTGCTGAAAATTTTACAAGATTCTCAGGTAATAATAATCATAGTAACAATAATGGTGTATCACTCACTCTTGGTCTTCCACATTGTGACACATTCCAGAACATTCAACTAGGAAGAAGATTGGATCATATGAGTGGTGAACAACATTCAAATGAGTTTGGTGCAGTTAACAACACTCAAAATCCTCATCACTCTTCAGCTGCATTTCAGAGTATGCAGAATTCAAAGAGGTTTGCTGCACAATTGTTGCCAGATTATGTGGcctaa